CTccaacatgcatgcacacatacgcacacactcgatttgtgtatgtgtttcagggttggggtcaaattCGAATTGAagccagtcaattcaggaagtgaacttaaattacaattcaataattgaaaaaagtgcatttattttcaatgtcttcttaataaactgaacagtagaagctatttaaaaaaaaaatcgaaatctGAATATTAAATTCATATaaattcctgaattgactgccttccaTTTGAATTGACCCAACCCTGATGTGTTTCTTGTGATGGATAGCTTCAGGGATTTGGGGTGTGCCTTTGTGGTTCTAGGAGTATCCAATAAGTCTAAGTGATTGTTCTGTCCCAGATGTCGCCCCCCAGACGTAGTGGTGTGGCCGCGGAGTGTGGAGGAGGTCAGTGCCCTCGCCAAGAtatgccaccaccaccaccttcccATCATCCCCTTTGGCACAGGCACAGGCCTCGAGGGAGGAGTAGGTGCACTTAAGGTGAGAGCGAATCAGTCTGTGTCAAGAAAAAAGATAAATACCAGCCTGGAAAGTTTGATTAATCTCTCTGTGAATTTATAGAGGAATTTATATATAATTTGATTAAAATAATTGATTGTACACAAATTAGCCATTTTAATTGATAGGATTCAGATaatcttcaataaatatagtacccaacatccaaTTTGGAACTTAATTCttcctaacaatgagtaagacataaAGAATCCAATAAATTATAAAAAGCCACCCATGGAGCCTACACACCCCATGCCAATccaaccccaacaaccagtatacagtatcgtTTATCAGTGTTTGAAAAGTAGTATGAAGTATTGCTTCTTCTGCGTCCtttgtaatgtattccctgtgaatctggtgatgttttttccccctgttcagagaaattagtcattgaagtcacttgcattatttaccataaataAGTGTGAAAGTACCACATTTTGTCCAATAGATGCCACTGTTCCTGCTACTGCCACCACACCCTTTAATCCATgttgctggtctcttgtgtttatcAAATGGATCACAACATTCtctttgcaactttgggtagaaaaccaatagcttttgctcatgatgaaaatagATTTTATGGTCATCCTCACAATTCGAGCctgtcctccatgaaagcaattccgTTTTTCATTCTCCTAGGCTTAATTTCTCTCCATGAAACAGaccctctgtgtgtggtgtattccCTTCAAAAAGGTCTGGATTAGTTAGACCATTCCTGGTGAACAAACAAACCATTAGGGTACAGCACTTCAATGGTAAAAGTCCCaaatacacactgtatatatagtgttttgcAATGGTAATTGTATTAGGTTGGGTTTAATGGTAAATGTCACTAATCACACTACATAATAGAGATGTTTTCTAAGAATTTGATTGAAAAACATATGACTGCCATGCAATGGATTATATTTGAATTATTTCATAAGGGTTGTCATAACATTTTATTCACTAGCCCATTTCGCCATCAAAGTTTTGGGCTTGAAAGAAAAGTCTTCATATGAGAATTGCACCGTACGGATAGTTCTCAGACAGCTGCCATTTGTTGGACTATTCAAGGAGAGCTGGGTTGAAGCATTAGGTTGCTAAGAGAAGGACAAattgaattgctttcatggaggactggcttgaccATACAATTGACCACACAATCAattttcatcatgagcaaaagctattggttttTCTACCCAATTTCCAAAGAAAACGTTGTGAttcatttaataaacacaagagaccagcaaaatggatAAAACGGTGCAGTGGCAGTAGCAGGAACAGCGGTATCTATTGGACAAAACGTGGTACTTTCACACAcatttatggtaaataatgcaagcgacttcaatggctaatttctctgaacagggttAAAAAccatcaccagattcacagggatATACATTACAAATGGTGAATAAGCAGTACTCTAAGccacagctccatactacttgtcaaacatagagaactcaatcaatcaaatgtatttataaagcccttcttacatcagctgatgtcacaaagtgctgtacagaaacccagcttaaaacccaaaacagcaagcaatacaggtatagaagtacggtggctaggaaaaactccctagaaatgccagaacctaggaagaaacctagagaggaaccaggctgtgaggACACTGATTGATGGGTGGGATTGGCCTGCGTGGCTTTTCACCATTTTATTAGATTCCTTGTGTCTCACTCAATGGTAGGAAAAGTTCAGACCAAAttggatgttgggtactataatttgttgaatattatgtgaatccaatttgggtgcaatcaatcaGCTTTATTTCTCAataacaatctgagatggtgggtgacaTGGCtttttgaaatgacatggaatgaccctAGAGAGAAAGATTactagagtgagagagaaagttgTTTTTGTGTAAAAGCCGTAATAATTGACGTTTTTTGTTTCTCGCACAATGTTAGTCGGAATGTGTGTGACAGAGTAAGACAGGATGCAGTGTCATCATCTCCTAAAGGTGTCTAAATGAAGGGTGCTGTGtaagaggtcttgaaaaagggcTCAATGTGTTGTCAGTACACAGCGCAGGCAGACGTCTGTACAGTGCATCCCTGACCTCTGATTTCATGGGTCCTTGTATTCACAACGTTTCATTGAGGGTCTATAGGAAGTAttccaattgtgtgtgtgtgtgtgtgtgtgtgtgtgtaagggcgGGGTGTGTTTTAGTCTGAGGAACATGGACAGGGTGTTGGACCTCCATCAGGAGGACTTTGATGTGAGCGTGGAGCCAGGTGTGACACGCAAAGGCCTCAACTCCTACCTGAGAGACACGGGCCTGTGGTTTCCTGTCGGTGAGTCACGTGACCTGCAATGATGTCACTGCTCCAACGGGTAGGCCCCATAGGCCTGTCACTATACACGCGCCTGAGTTTAGTTAATCATTGTGAAATTAAGGGGCACGTTTTTCTATCGTGAAATAGGGGTCCATGGGTGGAAAATGTTGGGAACCCCTGATATAAGTAATCATACAAACTACTTTCATGTACAATGGTATTGCATGATCGTCATTCTAGCTGGCATTTTGTGCCTGAAGTTGTGAAGAATATTTGTGAAGTGTTGGGTATGAAATCACTGAGGTGTTCTACTGTCTGTCGGCACACACAGACCCTGGTGCAGACGCGTCTCTGTGTGGCATGGCTGCCACCAGTGCATCAGGCACCAATGCGGTGCGCTACGGCACCATGCGGGAGAACGTACTCAACCTAGAGGTGGTGCTGGCAGATGGATCCATCATCCACACAGCAGGCAGGGGGCGCCGGCCCCGGTAACAGTCCCAGACATAAATATATTCATggttatatacatcattggttacACTGCCAGGCCTGAAACAGAAAGTGacagttaaaacatgttttagtgTTTAGCTATTAACAACCTATGTGgtgttctctctttctgtaatTTCCCCAGTAATGAGGACATGTATGACCTTTGACCTTCTCTCGTCTCCGTTAGGAAGACATCAGCGGGGTACAACCTGACCAACCTGTTTGTGGGTTCAGAGGGCACTCTGGGGGTGATCACGAAGACCACCCTgcgtctctatggggtgccagaAGCCATGGTGTCTGCTGTGTGCACCTTCCCCTCTGTCCAGGCAGCAGTGGACAGCACTGTGCAGGTCCTCCAGACTGGAGTGCCCATCGCACGCATCGGTGAGTAGACGAGGTGGCCGTTTACTAGTTTAACACAGAACTTACCTCTGCGTTCATTGTTTTCTTACTGAAAGGTGCCTGTCCATCTTAAACTGACACTGAGCAAGAGACTGCTATGCATTCTTACTCAGAGTAACCAAGGGCTTTAGACACTAATTGGAGGACCTGATGCTATTTGAAACACTGACCAAGTGTTTTTTACCACCATCTTCTCAGTGGAGCTGGAGCCTTGTTCTAATCCAACCACGTCTGTCCTTTCCAGAGTTCCTTGATGATGTGATGATTGACGCCTGTAACAGCTTCAACTCGCTGTCCTACCCCGTGGCCCCCACTCTCTTCCTGGAGTTCCACGGCACTGAGAAGAGTCTGGAGGAGCAGGTTACCGTCacaggtgtgtgttttgttgctgTACGGTGTTATACTGAATGTGTGATGTAATTGTACGTTAAGTTAACGTTACTTGCGATAGTTTGCTGTAAATTTGACTTGTGAGAGTGAGATTTCTTCTTATTTGTTGATTGGAAACTGTCCAGAGGAGATCACGCAGGCTAACGGTGGGTCAGACTTTAGCTGGGCACGGGATGCAGAGACCCGCGGGCGCCTGTGGAAGGCACGACACGATGCCTGGTACGCTGCCCTGGCACTCAGACCGGGCTGCAAGGTAAGTAAGGCTCTGACTCAAATAATTATTGCTAAATAATGTAATCACTTTGGCATTATTGTTTGTAATGTTGTAACAGAAATGTGCTGACTCCATTTTGGTCCTGCAGGCCTACTCCACAGATGTGTgcgtccctctctctcgtctccctcagATCATTGTGGAAACCAAGGAGGACCTGATGCTAAACGGACTCACAGGTAACGGCTAGCTAACAATCAACACAGACTCCCTCGTGGGGCATCACTCAGGGTACAGTGTTTGTGTATGTTactgtacatgtttgtgtgtgaccaGTAGTGTATTGAGGATTCTTTCTCTTCTGAGGTCCGATCGCGGGTCATGTTGGAGATGGAAACTTCCATTGTATAATGGTCATGGACCCCAATGACCAGGATGAGGTCATTAGAGTTCATGAGTTCACTGAGCGACTGGccaggtactgtatgtctctctttcctccatcctTTTAATCGCCATTAAATCGCCCCCTTGTTCCTGACCATTGAACTCATTCTCTCTTATCCCTGTATTTATAGTTCTGTTTCTCTCATGCTGTAGGAGAGCACTGGCCCTGGACGGGACATGTACGGGGGAGCACGGGGTAGGCCTGGGGAAACGAGCGTTGCTCCGAGAGGAGATGGGACCCCTGGCCATCGAGGTCATGCAGGGCCTCAAAGCCACCCTAGACCCCAAGAACCTCATGAATCCTGGGAAGGTTCTGTAGCTGAAGGTACTGTAGCTATGACCTTATCAGAGCACTGAATCAATGAATGAAGTGTAATACAATACCTTTGTCTGCCACAGGGTGTCAGGAGTTTGGTATTTTATAGCGTAACTGACTGAGTACCAAGGGCAAATTGTGTTATTTTTGCCTGTCCCCTGTTTTTCCTGTTAAGTTCCTCAGAATGAACTGCTGCTAATTTAGATGTTATTACAATGGAACAGTAGCTTGAAATTATTTATTTGCAACAAACCTAATGCAacgttttgtgtttttgtttctgcTAAATTGTGTGCACATACTGTATTTAAACTGTAAATTGGCCACTTCTGATTGACAATGAagtattttttaataaaaatccCTCATATTGCCATGGTGAAGTTGCTCTTATGTCTAAAGATTTCTTCTTACAATCTGATTTGTTCCTGTTAAGTCAATCTTAGCTGATGCCTTGAAATTGGGTGAACAAAGTAACTAAATGCATTTACACACCATTTCATGTGTAGATTTGTTAAACTTAACATTTAGGCCTGGAATCAAATTAAGGAAATTACATgggaaaaatgtttattttgacttttttattattatatttatcattACTCATCCCACAGATTGCACATCAAAATCATGAGACAATTAGTTGATACCTCCAAAACAGGCATCCATTCACATCCTTGGGGAAAAAAAGTAWTCAAAAGATATTAAAACTAAAAAGCAAGAAATGAAGGTATGGCCCTTTAGAGCATTGAGCAGGGCTACAGTTAGCAGGAGACATTAAGTTATATAGTTTATATCATAACTGACTAGTAGTCTGTCTCCCCTGTGTCTGAGAAGCTTGGTGGTTGTCTGCTTGCTTAATGAATGTTTTTTGTAGTGCCCTCACAGGTATGAAGCAGATAACCCTGCAAAAATACTATTCTCTACATTTTAATCTAGCACAAATGGAAAAAAAATATTCACCCATTTGTTcagctttgttttttgtttttttcagaaTCATCATTCTGTTATTCTTTATACATTAGAGGCATTCTGAAGAGTACTGTGAGTTGACAGATTTGGAAAAACAAATCTTCttaaatgtgaataaataaattgTAACCCCGGAATAGCTCAGTTGTAACCCCGGAATAGCTCTAAAATGTTTGGGTTGATGGGTCTTGAACACCTCCATTACAAATCAGCCAACACAACCAGAGAGGACATTACCTATTTCAGCAGAAAGCATATGGGGCACAGACAGTCTCTTAGGCCAAGAGGCATCACACTCACATGAACACACTCAAGGCCCTTACAAAGAAATGACTCATTCTGATCAGTGTCTCCCCATCACAACAAAAACCTGGCGGACAAAAATAAGTACATAGAGTATGTCATGTCAATTTTCTGTAACTGTAAACATTAGCGAAATAAAGGGAGAAAGGACACAGTCACACAGGGAAAATGGACATCTAAATTGTAAACGTTTcaaacacagaccaacacacagtaTTGTCTCAGACTTCTATTTGACCCTTTAGCAAATCAGGCTCTCACACTACAGAGATCATCATCACCCCAACCACACCACAGGTATGGTGACTGACATCCTCACCGCCCCAGCACATAGAACGTAAACCAACGAACCCCAACTGTCCCccacaacacacaagcacacattcacacaccaccAAGCATAAACAATGTACCCcctccacacattcacacaccaccAAGCATAAACAATGTACCCCctccacacaagcacacaccaccAAGCATAAACAATGTACCCCctccacacaagcacacactcacacaccaccaaGCATAAACAATGtaccccctccacacacagaaCAAGTGTAGTTTGACTGGCATCTTCACTGCCTCAACACATATAGAAGCATAAACTACACCCCtgacaccacccacccacccacacacaacccaaacagaAACCTACACAGACAGACCCTGCCCCGCCAATTCTGCACCTCACACACCGCTACTCCACCTCAAAGCGAAGACTAAGAGAAGCACATGTGACTCCAGCTAatgagtgagtgggtgggtgcTGTAACTCTGGTGATTGGGGGGCGTCTGTCGGATGATCAGACAACGTCCTGGGAGTCGACCTTTCCCTGGCACACAGGGTGCATCCAGCCCGATTCTTCCTCCTCCCCCGTCTCTTCCGGTGAAGGCCATGCGAGGACTGGATCCAGATGAGTGACAGGGAGCCAGGGACCGCTAGACTCTGGAGGCAGAATGGAGGGCAGAGCAGGGGGCCAGGGCATGTGGTGGGGCAACTGGCTGGCTGGGGTGGGGCGACAAGCGGCCTGGTGAGGCAGTTTGCCTGGAGGGGTCAGCCTGGTTGGGCCGACTGGCAGTCTCTAGGGCTGAAGGGGCAGGGAGGAGGGGCACTCCTTAATGCATGTGGAAGTGACAGTATTGGCTTGATGTTTCTTTTGGTTCAGTTTGCTAGGAATTTTCTTGATAGATCAATTGATTGGTTGTTTTGGTTACTTCAGTATCCAGATATCCATGGTTGGACCATAAAGTGCCCTGAGAGGTTATAACCATATAATCAAAGTGGATACACAGACAGTTAAGGgtgttattttaaatgtataattCACACTTACAGAATGCTATAATTTCATAACGACTGAGAATGTTCGTTTTATTCAGGGTGgttatactgtacatgcatgtgtgcgtatgtatgcattatacagtgcattttcactgagtataccaaacattagcaacaccttcctaatattgagttgctcaattagtcggggcgtggactctacaaggtgtcaaaagcgttccacagggatgctggcccatgttgactccaatgtttcccacagttgtgtcaagttgtctggacgtcctttgggtggtggaccattcttgatacacacgggaaactgctgagtgtgaaaaacacagcaccgttgcagttcttgacacactcaaaccagtgcgcctggcacctactaccccgttcaaaggcacttaaataatttgtcttgcccattcaccttatttaacctgtctcctccccttcatctacattggtttgaagtggatttaacaagtgacatcaataagggatcatagctttcacctggattcacctggtcagtctaagtcatggaaagagaaggtgttcttaatgttttgtacactcagcgtagaTGTGAGTGAGCTATTTCAAGAGTACGTTCATCATATTACTACTACCGAGTTACACTGAGTGAGTGTCCTATTTGTATCATAGTATTCTTGTAAGAATCTCCTGTCCCCAGTCTCCTGTGTGGAAGAGAAGGGATGCTCTCACCTTGGAGTAGTAGGACTAGCAGCACAGAGGTCAGTCAGTCTGAAGGATGCTCAGGGCAGGACCGATTAATCTCAAACCAGGAGTCTATACagctgggagaggaagagaggagaaaacacaACCATTACATGAATGCACATATCTCTTTGGCCTCAGTTACGGTATATCACTGAGTATATCACTGAGCCTAAATGTATTGCCCCACTGAGTATAATTAATCTAGTGGAGTCATTTCAGGCTGGGTAATCCTGTGAGCCTGCGTGCTTACTGTACATTGGGAACGTAtccagagcccttgactttttccacattgttacattgcagccttattttaaaattWAAAAAAttattccctcaatctacacacaataccccataattacaaagtgaaaaaaggGTTTTAGAATATTTTGTAATTGtcttaaataaaaaacagaaataccttatttacataagtattcagaccctttgctatgacaaaTTGacctcagatgcatcctgtttccattgatcctcattgagatgtttctacaactcgattggattccacctgtggtaaattcaattgattggacagtgcatgtcagagcaaaaatcaagccatgaggtcaaaggaattgtcccttgagctccgagacaggattgtgttgaggcacagatctagagaagggtaccaaaagaattctgcagcattgaaggtcctcaagaacacggtggcctccatcattcttaaatggaagaagtttggaaccactaagacttttcctagagctgtgcccctggtcaaactgagcaattggtggagaagggtggtgaccaagaacccgatggtcactctgacagagctccagagttcctctgtggagatgggagaaccttccaaaacgacaaccatctatgcaacactccaccaatcaggcctttatggtagaatggccagacggaagccattcctcagtaaaaggcacatggtatcccacttggtgtttgccaaaaggcaccaaaaggactcagaccatgagaaacaaaaacattACGCCAGGGTaaatctacacaaaacacagcccttattttaagtgtttctaaaatcccctatgggaaaaataaatggtggaaaaacaattggaaccatttccttgtttgacagCTAGGTTATCgctattatgactcatactgtggaaTAGTCCAAAAAGTACCAACTCCAAGMTAAATTAAAGTGCAGCTCAAATACTCTAAATTGTTTATAACATGAATGAAAATGACATATATATATGGATGTTGGCCAAAAAAATATTGGTAAATGTTGAATTAATATGGAAATGACTAAAAGTAACTCCACTACATGTAACTGTTATTCTTTCTTGACTGTGTGATATTAGGTTgcttcttgtgtaaatattttcagtctggaTTTTAATGATTTGATTCTTtggtccgatgaaaccaagattgaacactttggcctggcagccaagcatcacgtctcgagtaaacctggcaccatccctacggttaagcatggtggtggcaccatccctacggtgaagcatggtggtggcagcatcatgctgtggggatgtttttcaggggtagggactggtagactagtcaggatcgagagaaagatgaacagagcaaagtacagagagatccttgatgaaaatctgctccagagcactcaggccctcagactggggcgaaggttcacctttggacaggacaac
This portion of the Salvelinus sp. IW2-2015 linkage group LG4q.1:29, ASM291031v2, whole genome shotgun sequence genome encodes:
- the ldhd gene encoding probable D-lactate dehydrogenase, mitochondrial, whose translation is MTFALRPTRRLYAHLLTSNFVQCRTIKKEHTLKNGGWERVIPAFRSVCGEDGVSLGEAVREQHGRDESVHRCRPPDVVVWPRSVEEVSALAKICHHHHLPIIPFGTGTGLEGGVGALKGGVCFSLRNMDRVLDLHQEDFDVSVEPGVTRKGLNSYLRDTGLWFPVDPGADASLCGMAATSASGTNAVRYGTMRENVLNLEVVLADGSIIHTAGRGRRPRKTSAGYNLTNLFVGSEGTLGVITKTTLRLYGVPEAMVSAVCTFPSVQAAVDSTVQVLQTGVPIARIEFLDDVMIDACNSFNSLSYPVAPTLFLEFHGTEKSLEEQVTVTEEITQANGGSDFSWARDAETRGRLWKARHDAWYAALALRPGCKAYSTDVCVPLSRLPQIIVETKEDLMLNGLTGPIAGHVGDGNFHCIMVMDPNDQDEVIRVHEFTERLARRALALDGTCTGEHGVGLGKRALLREEMGPLAIEVMQGLKATLDPKNLMNPGKVL